From Streptomyces sp. NBC_00690, a single genomic window includes:
- a CDS encoding lysophospholipid acyltransferase family protein — translation MAELVYRPVVGAALTLFKALDLKIDTQGAQNIPRTGGAVLVSNHISYLDFIFAGLTALPQKRLVRFMAKDAVFRHKVSGPLMRGMKHIPVDRDQGEAAYKLALESLRSGEIIGVFPEATISQSFTLKSFKSGAVRMAQEAGVPLIPVALWGTQRLWTKGRPRNFRRSHIPVTIRVGEPIEAPKDQYAGAITRRVRERVQELLEDAQRAYPVRPKDASDTWWVPAHLGGTAPTPAEVREAR, via the coding sequence ATGGCAGAGTTGGTCTATCGACCGGTCGTCGGCGCCGCGCTCACGTTGTTCAAGGCACTCGACCTGAAGATCGACACTCAAGGTGCCCAGAACATCCCCCGCACGGGCGGTGCCGTTCTGGTCAGCAACCACATCAGCTATCTGGACTTCATCTTCGCCGGGCTCACCGCGCTCCCCCAGAAGCGGCTGGTCCGCTTCATGGCCAAGGACGCGGTCTTTCGCCACAAGGTGTCGGGACCGTTGATGCGCGGAATGAAGCACATTCCGGTGGACCGCGATCAAGGTGAGGCCGCATACAAGCTGGCCCTTGAATCCCTGCGTTCCGGCGAGATCATCGGTGTGTTCCCCGAGGCGACCATCTCGCAGTCGTTCACCTTGAAGTCATTCAAGTCCGGTGCGGTCCGCATGGCGCAAGAGGCGGGCGTACCGCTGATCCCGGTCGCACTCTGGGGCACGCAGCGGCTGTGGACCAAGGGGCGCCCGCGCAACTTCCGGCGCAGCCACATCCCCGTCACCATCCGCGTGGGCGAGCCCATCGAGGCTCCCAAGGACCAGTACGCGGGTGCGATCACCCGTCGGGTGCGCGAGCGGGTGCAGGAACTGCTCGAAGATGCCCAGCGCGCTTACCCCGTGCGCCCCAAGGATGCCTCGGACACCTGGTGGGTCCCGGCGCACCTCGGGGGGACGGCGCCGACTCCGGCCGAGGTGCGCGAGGCTCGCTGA
- a CDS encoding transglutaminase domain-containing protein has protein sequence MKLIQQDPDIAAYLAASEAVDHQHPLVREIAADLRSSVAHDDPSAYAEAAFDFVRDEVPHSHDADDPRVTWRASDVLRLRTGICYAKAHALAALLRAEGIPTALCYQNLGVIHGLVAVRMSNGGEWARQDPRGNKPGVDARFSLGGERLAFTVNPESNEVDYPVLYAEPHPVVLRALTTASDRESLWLHLPREL, from the coding sequence ATGAAGCTCATTCAGCAGGACCCGGACATCGCTGCCTATCTGGCGGCGAGCGAGGCCGTCGATCACCAGCACCCGCTGGTGCGGGAGATCGCTGCCGACCTCCGCTCGTCGGTTGCCCACGATGACCCCTCGGCGTACGCCGAGGCCGCCTTCGACTTCGTACGCGATGAAGTGCCGCACTCCCACGACGCCGACGACCCCCGTGTGACCTGGCGCGCCTCTGACGTGCTGAGACTGCGGACGGGTATCTGCTACGCGAAGGCCCACGCCCTGGCGGCGCTCCTCCGGGCCGAAGGCATCCCCACGGCGCTCTGCTACCAGAACCTCGGGGTGATCCACGGCCTGGTCGCCGTACGGATGTCGAACGGGGGTGAATGGGCGCGACAGGATCCGCGCGGCAACAAGCCAGGCGTCGACGCCCGGTTCTCACTCGGCGGGGAGCGACTGGCCTTCACCGTGAACCCAGAGTCCAATGAAGTGGACTATCCGGTACTGTACGCTGAACCGCATCCGGTAGTGCTTCGCGCGCTCACCACCGCAAGCGATCGTGAATCGCTCTGGCTCCACCTCCCCAGAGAACTATGA
- a CDS encoding threonine aldolase family protein has protein sequence MADAPTVKTDARRHHDPALRGFASDNYAGAHPEVLAALALANGGHQVSYGEDEYTDHLQRLMHSHFGSTAEAFPVFNGTGANVTALQALTDRWGAVICAESAHINVDEGGAPERMGGLKLLTVPTEDGKLTPELIDRQAWGWEDEHRAMPQVVSITQNTELGTVYTPGEIRAIVEHAHERGMKVHLDGARIANAAASLDVPMRTFTNAVGVDVLSFGGTKNGMLFGEAVIVLNPDAVSHMKHLRKMSMQLASKMRFVSVQLEALLARDLWLRNARHSNSMAQRLAAGVRDVDGVEILHPVQANAVFARLPHDVSRRLQRRFRFYFWDETAGDVRWMCSFDTSEDDVDSFVQALKEEMAH, from the coding sequence GTGGCTGACGCCCCGACCGTGAAGACCGACGCACGACGCCATCACGACCCCGCGCTCCGTGGCTTCGCCAGCGACAACTACGCGGGGGCGCACCCAGAGGTCCTGGCCGCACTCGCCCTCGCCAACGGCGGCCACCAGGTCTCCTACGGCGAGGACGAGTACACGGACCACCTTCAGCGGCTGATGCACAGCCACTTCGGTTCTACGGCCGAGGCGTTCCCCGTCTTCAACGGCACCGGCGCCAACGTCACCGCCCTCCAGGCGCTGACCGACCGCTGGGGCGCGGTGATCTGTGCCGAGAGCGCACACATCAACGTCGACGAAGGCGGTGCGCCCGAACGCATGGGCGGGCTGAAGCTCCTCACCGTGCCCACGGAGGACGGGAAACTCACCCCCGAGCTCATCGACCGACAGGCATGGGGTTGGGAGGACGAGCACCGTGCGATGCCGCAGGTCGTGTCCATCACCCAGAACACCGAACTGGGCACGGTCTACACGCCCGGTGAGATCCGCGCCATCGTCGAGCACGCTCATGAGCGGGGTATGAAGGTCCATCTCGATGGGGCCCGCATAGCCAATGCCGCCGCCTCGCTGGACGTTCCCATGCGGACGTTCACCAATGCGGTGGGCGTGGACGTGCTGTCCTTCGGTGGTACGAAGAACGGGATGCTGTTCGGGGAGGCGGTCATCGTCCTGAACCCGGACGCCGTCAGCCATATGAAGCACCTTCGCAAGATGTCCATGCAACTCGCCTCGAAGATGCGTTTCGTCTCCGTGCAACTGGAGGCACTGCTCGCCCGTGATCTGTGGCTGCGCAACGCGCGGCACTCCAACTCGATGGCCCAACGGCTGGCGGCCGGAGTGCGCGACGTCGACGGAGTGGAGATCCTCCACCCCGTCCAGGCCAATGCGGTGTTCGCCCGGCTGCCCCATGATGTCAGCCGCCGTTTGCAGCGCCGCTTCCGGTTCTACTTCTGGGACGAGACCGCGGGGGACGTCCGCTGGATGTGTTCCTTCGACACCTCCGAGGACGACGTCGACTCCTTCGTCCAGGCGCTGAAGGAAGAGATGGCGCACTAG
- a CDS encoding SDR family NAD(P)-dependent oxidoreductase, translating to MTNAGGPLEGAVIAVAGAAGPAGRATLLRLAEAGAIVVGSDADPERLASAVDAARYAHGGATVTGDTVDLLDLAATREWADKTEKEFGRIDGLVHLVGGWRGSSSFAATELGDWDVLERLLIRTVQSTSLAFHDGLQRSDRGRYLLISAAGASSPTAGNAAYASAKAAAEAWTLALADAFGKAGGDQGPKAAAAILVVKALVHDAMRAERPNAKFAGFTDVAELAESIAGVWDRSAAEVNGQRLWLTPRP from the coding sequence ATGACGAACGCAGGCGGTCCGTTGGAAGGTGCCGTCATCGCGGTCGCCGGAGCAGCAGGCCCCGCTGGTCGGGCGACCCTGCTGCGACTGGCCGAGGCCGGGGCGATCGTGGTGGGGTCCGACGCCGACCCGGAGCGCCTGGCCTCCGCGGTCGACGCCGCTCGCTACGCCCACGGCGGAGCGACCGTCACCGGTGACACCGTCGACCTCCTCGATCTCGCCGCCACCCGCGAATGGGCCGACAAGACGGAGAAGGAGTTCGGTCGGATCGACGGACTGGTCCATCTGGTCGGCGGCTGGCGGGGAAGCTCGTCCTTCGCCGCCACCGAATTGGGGGACTGGGACGTCCTGGAGCGACTGCTCATCCGTACCGTCCAGAGCACCAGCCTCGCCTTCCACGACGGACTGCAGCGCAGCGATCGCGGCCGGTACCTACTGATCAGCGCCGCCGGCGCGAGCAGTCCCACGGCGGGCAACGCCGCCTACGCTTCGGCCAAGGCCGCAGCCGAGGCGTGGACGTTGGCACTCGCCGATGCGTTCGGCAAGGCCGGAGGCGACCAGGGCCCCAAGGCCGCAGCCGCCATCCTGGTCGTCAAGGCCCTGGTCCACGACGCGATGCGCGCCGAACGCCCGAACGCGAAGTTCGCGGGCTTCACGGACGTGGCCGAACTGGCCGAATCCATCGCCGGCGTCTGGGACCGGTCGGCCGCAGAAGTGAACGGACAGCGCCTGTGGCTGACGCCCCGACCGTGA
- a CDS encoding DUF6421 family protein — MTEILVQDAVVAAISIADRVVDHPAWPRLKNAVEEIRGWQSKDGSIDLDADDAPTRAGAETVLGQVADAVEELSPLLPHDAEYHRALVADLRKWADGAFGVPDFLDSLLAFQPAASRADGLQHLVVFPMYTQNGNPDRNLEAVVLRMVWPEWLAELERTRYDNPLFCGITFEDFTSGYDTNSAVLFPETIAVREAPERFTWGGIFCDREAARFRAVTTAAVDILGLELPADIEEMVEDQQRCQEAFVLWDMVHDRTHSHGDLPFDPFMIKQRQPFWMYGLEELRCDLTAFKEAVHLEADGVAQGRDVQYAVLFDRMFRFPVTGERVRNYDGLGGQLLFAYLHKHDVVRWTDNTLKIDWERAPQVTNQLCGEIEQLYRDGIDRPKLVHWFAAYELVSTYLAPHPGSRWAKGPDALDLTQPPRKLVDDVLPDEFPLSMFYEALAKKLKNVIASTKGITAERTRNVEAAPGAAA, encoded by the coding sequence ATGACGGAAATTCTTGTGCAGGACGCTGTTGTAGCGGCCATATCCATTGCCGACCGGGTGGTGGACCACCCGGCTTGGCCCCGGCTCAAGAATGCCGTCGAGGAGATCCGAGGCTGGCAGTCCAAGGACGGCTCGATCGACCTCGACGCCGACGACGCACCGACCCGCGCCGGCGCCGAGACCGTGCTCGGCCAGGTCGCCGATGCGGTCGAGGAACTCTCCCCCCTCCTTCCGCACGACGCCGAATATCACCGCGCGCTCGTAGCGGATCTGCGCAAGTGGGCCGACGGCGCCTTCGGCGTGCCGGACTTCCTCGACTCCCTCCTCGCCTTCCAGCCCGCCGCTTCACGTGCGGACGGCCTCCAGCACCTGGTGGTCTTCCCGATGTACACGCAGAACGGCAATCCGGACCGCAATCTCGAAGCGGTCGTGCTGCGCATGGTCTGGCCCGAGTGGCTCGCCGAACTGGAGCGGACGCGGTACGACAACCCCCTCTTCTGCGGCATCACCTTCGAAGACTTCACCTCCGGCTACGACACCAACTCCGCGGTGCTCTTCCCGGAGACCATCGCCGTCCGCGAGGCTCCCGAACGCTTCACCTGGGGCGGTATCTTCTGTGACCGCGAGGCCGCGCGCTTCCGCGCCGTCACCACCGCCGCCGTCGACATCCTCGGCCTCGAACTCCCCGCGGACATCGAGGAGATGGTGGAGGACCAGCAGCGCTGCCAAGAGGCGTTCGTCCTGTGGGACATGGTCCACGATCGCACCCACAGCCATGGAGACCTGCCGTTCGACCCGTTCATGATCAAGCAGCGGCAGCCGTTTTGGATGTACGGGCTGGAGGAGCTGCGCTGCGACCTCACGGCCTTCAAGGAGGCCGTGCACCTGGAGGCCGACGGTGTCGCGCAGGGGCGGGACGTCCAGTACGCCGTCCTCTTCGACCGCATGTTCCGGTTCCCCGTCACCGGCGAGCGCGTGCGCAACTACGACGGTCTCGGCGGCCAGCTCCTCTTCGCCTACCTCCACAAGCACGACGTGGTGCGTTGGACCGACAACACACTGAAGATCGACTGGGAGCGGGCGCCCCAGGTCACGAACCAGCTCTGCGGCGAGATCGAGCAGCTCTACCGCGACGGCATCGACCGCCCCAAGCTCGTCCACTGGTTCGCGGCGTACGAGCTGGTCTCCACCTACCTCGCCCCGCACCCCGGCTCCCGCTGGGCCAAGGGTCCCGACGCCCTCGACCTGACCCAGCCCCCTCGTAAACTGGTGGACGACGTGCTTCCCGACGAGTTCCCGCTCAGCATGTTCTACGAGGCACTCGCCAAGAAGCTGAAGAACGTGATCGCCTCCACGAAGGGGATCACCGCAGAGCGCACCCGGAACGTCGAAGCCGCTCCCGGGGCAGCCGCGTGA
- a CDS encoding glycerophosphodiester phosphodiesterase, with translation MTFLTIGHRGVMGVEPENTLRSFIRAERSGMDAIELDLHLSKDGALVVMHDADVDRTTDGSGPIAEKTLAEVRGLDAGKGERVPVFEEVLDAVQAPLQAEIKDVAAARALAAVIRRRDLLDRITVSSFHDEAVAEIAALVPGVQTVLIASRWESDIVDRAKAVGAGALALNIRRLTLETVEHAHEEAIAVIGWVVNTPEHLRLVRALELDGATTDYPAIKRTGRFTA, from the coding sequence TTGACGTTCCTCACCATCGGTCATCGCGGGGTCATGGGCGTGGAGCCGGAGAACACCCTGCGCTCCTTCATCCGGGCCGAACGGTCCGGGATGGACGCGATCGAGCTGGACCTGCACCTCAGCAAGGACGGCGCGCTCGTCGTCATGCACGACGCGGACGTGGACCGCACGACCGACGGAAGCGGTCCCATCGCCGAGAAGACACTCGCCGAGGTGCGCGGACTGGACGCGGGGAAGGGCGAACGGGTACCGGTCTTCGAGGAAGTGCTCGACGCCGTGCAGGCTCCGCTCCAGGCGGAGATCAAGGACGTGGCGGCAGCCCGCGCGCTCGCCGCGGTCATCCGCCGTCGCGACCTGCTCGACCGGATCACCGTCTCGTCGTTCCATGACGAGGCGGTGGCGGAGATCGCCGCGCTCGTACCCGGTGTACAGACCGTGCTGATCGCGAGCAGATGGGAGTCGGACATCGTCGATCGGGCGAAGGCCGTGGGCGCGGGCGCGCTCGCACTCAACATCCGGCGGCTGACGCTGGAGACCGTGGAACACGCCCACGAGGAAGCGATCGCGGTGATCGGCTGGGTGGTGAACACCCCGGAACACCTTCGACTGGTCCGAGCCCTGGAACTCGACGGCGCGACCACGGACTACCCGGCGATCAAACGCACCGGACGCTTCACCGCCTAG
- a CDS encoding GNAT family N-acetyltransferase codes for MDTAPPREPDEIAFPDEITFKDAVEADAPALVELIHSAYRGEASRGGWTTEADLLAGGRTDADDVRRVISTRGSRLLMVEQSGELIACCQLEHRGDAAYFGMFAVRPNAQGGGLGRRVLAEAERTARETWGVKSMQMTVISVRDDLIAWYERRGYRRTGEMTPFPYGDARFGIPLRDDLAFELLVKNLA; via the coding sequence ATGGATACCGCACCACCCCGTGAGCCCGACGAGATCGCCTTCCCCGACGAGATCACCTTCAAGGATGCGGTGGAGGCCGATGCCCCGGCACTGGTCGAGCTGATCCACTCCGCGTATCGGGGCGAGGCGAGCCGGGGCGGCTGGACGACCGAAGCCGACCTCCTCGCCGGCGGGCGTACGGACGCGGACGATGTCCGCCGGGTCATCTCCACCCGCGGGAGTCGACTGCTCATGGTGGAGCAGTCGGGGGAACTGATCGCGTGCTGTCAGTTGGAGCACCGCGGTGACGCGGCGTACTTCGGCATGTTCGCGGTGCGTCCGAACGCCCAGGGCGGCGGTCTGGGGCGGCGGGTCCTCGCCGAGGCGGAACGGACCGCTCGTGAGACCTGGGGTGTTAAGTCGATGCAGATGACCGTGATCTCGGTACGGGACGACCTCATCGCCTGGTACGAGCGCCGCGGCTACCGGCGTACCGGCGAGATGACCCCGTTCCCGTACGGCGATGCCCGCTTCGGCATCCCGCTCCGCGACGACCTCGCGTTCGAACTGTTGGTAAAGAACCTCGCATAG
- a CDS encoding DUF5134 domain-containing protein, whose product MHGPAVSGWLLVALCGGTGTYGLIQLRTRSGPTREAVGGEALMGCGMAAMAVPTAAFAPPDWAWTVYAVVYGGAAVAALRAPPRGVHHLHHLIGLLAMVYMAIAMAYGDAHSGHAAGGLPALTGALAVYYAGYVLAFAARLAPRAAQKVGTVLIEPSDVPPEMLTACRLAMGVAMLAMLLML is encoded by the coding sequence ATGCATGGCCCCGCAGTGTCCGGCTGGCTGCTCGTCGCCCTCTGCGGCGGAACCGGTACGTACGGTCTGATCCAACTGCGGACCCGCTCGGGTCCGACCCGCGAGGCGGTGGGCGGCGAGGCACTGATGGGGTGCGGTATGGCCGCCATGGCGGTGCCGACGGCTGCGTTCGCCCCTCCGGACTGGGCCTGGACGGTGTACGCGGTCGTCTACGGCGGTGCCGCGGTCGCGGCGCTGCGGGCGCCGCCCCGGGGCGTCCACCATCTGCACCATCTCATCGGCCTCCTCGCCATGGTCTATATGGCGATCGCGATGGCGTACGGCGATGCGCACTCCGGCCATGCGGCGGGGGGTCTGCCCGCGCTGACGGGCGCTCTGGCGGTGTACTACGCCGGCTATGTACTGGCATTCGCCGCCCGGCTCGCCCCGAGGGCGGCGCAAAAGGTCGGCACGGTCCTGATCGAACCTTCCGACGTGCCTCCGGAGATGCTGACGGCCTGCCGACTGGCCATGGGGGTCGCCATGTTGGCGATGCTGCTGATGCTGTGA